In Melospiza melodia melodia isolate bMelMel2 chromosome 5, bMelMel2.pri, whole genome shotgun sequence, the DNA window GAACTGAAACTTGTGGTTACTTTAGAGCTGTTCAATCCTCCCAGCagaaaaaataaatgttaaatcTGCGCTCCCATGCTCTTTTTTATTAGGCACATGAAAATAACTTCCCATGTGTGTAGGGTAGTTTTGTGCCCTTCTTGGACCCATTTGTGTTCTGCATCCTCCGTAGGCTTGGCAGACTTTCTTGGTGTGATCTGCAAATGGTCAGGGGCAGGAACTGTGTGCTCTCAGCAATCTGAGCAGAAAAGACCAGAAACTGGCCACATATAGGAGATGCAAACAGGGATCAGACGTAGGCCATTGAGAAGACTTCAGTGCTAACTTTATCCTTCTATCCCAGGGAATAGCGTATGACTCACTGCAAAGATGGCTTCTTTCTGGGGGCAGGATGTTCTGATGGGATCTCATGTTTCACTGCCTGGTCAAAGCACCCTTTGATAGGAAGGGGGTAAGCAAGATAAAGATTGTTCTGTCAGGCTGGTGTGGAGCAGCCTCTGCTCATGACATACCATGTGCTTCCCTGAGTTTAGGAAGCAGTGAGTTTCAGTGAATGCATGGAAGTTTGCCACAAGCAGGGGTAGTTAGTGGTCGGAACACAGGGAATTTTGTGTTATGTTGATGACAAACATAACTGGAAAAGCCACAACCGGATGTTAGTTGGGTTCAGTAGGATGAGTAGGACTTTACCTTCTTTGTTGTTTTAAAGCTAGTCAAGGAAAAGATTAATTACATGGAGGATTTTCTTCTAGAAGCACCTCAGGGATGAGGGAGCATCAGCTGTTCTGGAAGCAGGCAGAACTTGGCACTTAGTAGCTCCTCTGTGACCTCCTTGTAGGGTTTCATTCTGCAAAAAAGTGATTTTATGGCATCCTGCATCACACCTGTGAGGGTCTGTCATGGCTCTCCTTGAAGCATCAAAGCCCCTAAGCTATTTGACCTTAACAGAGGGGAAAACTTAGTTCCAGGTTTCAGTATAAAAGCTTTTCAGAGTTTGGATCTTCAAGTTCTGACTTTCTGCCAGTAAACAGTGGGAGACAGCAGACCATGGCTTTGCTGGTGAAGATGTGCCATTTTGAAGAGGGAGAGAAATTTTAAAATACCAAACATCTGAAAAGACTAGAGGAAATGGGGTGGTTGAGGGGAACCTGAGGGTACCAGTGGGTTTGTGAAGGACATTGTTTGTGCTTGCGGAGCAGTGGAGCGGATCAGCTGCTTCGCTTTCTGTTCTGTATGATAACTCTGTTTTTATCTttaagtaatttaaaataaaaaattaaaaattaaaataaaatattttatttaaaataaaataaaaaattaaaaaccatatACAAAATTGAGTATGGAGTGCTGCAAGCACTGGAGCccccagcacaggaaagacatggacctgctggaatGAGTCCAGAAGAGAGCCATGAAGGGGCTCAGAGGTGATGAAGATGCCCCTCTCCTGTTTAAGAcaagctgagagagttggggctcTTCAGcgtggagaaggctccagggagccaTTATAGCACCTTGCAGTGCCTAAAAGGAGAGAATTGGAGAGGGACCTTTTACAGGGGCGTGTAGGGATAAGACAAGGGGGAATAGTTTCAAACTGACAGAGGATAGATTCAGAATTCAGACTAAGTCATCCCAGTAAgcctaaaataaaattatattgatgtaaaattaatttaaattataatAAGAAGTAATTCATTGCAGTAATTTGATAAGAAACATAAGGTTAGGAAACAAATGCAATCAGCATTTCTAATACATTCTGGTTTAGACTTATTCACTTAGGAAAGCCttgttctcctttctccttcAGGAATAATATCATATGTGTATATTTGGTGAGTGTCTTTCAGCCAGTTGGAGGAAGGGGGAAAGAGGATTCTTGTCTGGAAGGCAGTGCTGCTATTCCTCTCTTTTCAGGAGATATCATCCATCTAGATCTCTGGCTGCGCTGCTGTTCCCCAGTCCCTCTCAATTTCTTCATCACTCCGGTGTTTCACAGAGTGAGGAAAGGCCCTCAAATGAGTGAAGTTGAAGTGGCCGTCTCTTATATTCCCTCCTGAGCTGCAGCAGATGAGGTCTGGGAGTGCCCCCTGCATGGCACTTAATTATGAGAAGAGCAGCTGGGCAAAGCCTGGAAAACATGTTTTCTCTGGGGCTAGCGCAGATCAAGAGAttccctctgctccctcctgaTACACAATCGATTCTTAAAAGTTACAAAACCTAGGCTGGGTTGTTGAGTTTTAAAATAGCAACTTTGCAGCAGAAACTTCTGCTTTTACACCAGGAAGCTCTGGTTTTGCAGAGGCAAGGGGGTGAGCTGCTCAGAATGGGTACATTTCTCCCTTCACATTTTGTCTGTTAAGGTAGTGTCTGTCTGGCTTCAGGCTGATTCAGCAAGATTAGTATGAAAATAGCCCTATGAAAATAGTTCAGCAAAAATTAAAGAGTCAGTTGGGAACTGTGTGTTCACTGAAGGCGGCCAATTTCTAAAATTGTTTAGAAAAGTATTtttttgttggggaaaaaaaagaatttggTTCTGAGGTTATGATTTGAGAGCTATGGCACATACATGGGGCTGCATGCCATTTTACTGTTGCCCTGAAAGTTAGTGAGAGAAATTCTAGCTGCAGTATTAAAGCTTATTTATTATTCCTTAGCAATTTGGAGTATTGTAACATTACTGACATTTGCCCCAATCCTGTTTTAGCTACACCTCTGAAAAAATTATTTGTCCAGCATGTGAAATATTACACAATAGTAAAGAAAAATATGCCATCAGTGTTTCGTGACTGATTATCTGTTCTCAGCTTCACTTGCTTATTGCTAAGTTGCCTGAAGCAAGATATACTTAGCCTGAATTAACTGAAGCAGACTTTGAAGTCTTGAGAATTTCCTTGATCATTTTGAAAGGTTTTGTAAGCTAttgaaaaatatttggaaaaataaCTTGACACTTGTTCTGTAGTTAAACATGCACTTGTCAGtctctgtggctggcagctccctgtgTCTAATCGCTTTGGAATCCACGAATCTACCCTTGTTTGAGAAGGTGTGGGAGCggtaatgaaaaaataaaaaatacctgGACAACCTCAGTGAGGTGGAATTTACTGTGTTTAGTTTGTTTAAGAGAAGGTGTGCAACTTCTTGCTGTTAGCTTATGGAAGCAAGCAGGGCTGCGAGGGCAATTGTGTGTTGTACAGCTCCTCATAGCAGGAATGGCATAGTTGGCATGAACACGTGTGGTTAATCCTGCTTAGCCCAGTGGGAGCTGCAGAGGACCTGCAGACCTGTGCCTGCTGGCAGCCTCCTGGCCAGTGCTGCACTTGTTCCGTGGGAAGGCTTCCAGGACCTTGCTGAGTACCACTAACAAGCCAGGGGTGAAGAAGTGATGTGCATGTTTCCCCCCTCCTGGTTGCTCTGGCCATGGCTAGAAAATGTAGTGATTTCTCAGCTGTTCTCTCAGAAGTGGTATGTGCATTGCTTGATGTGAGCTGTGCTCTGATCCTCTCCACCATCATCTGTCACATGCTCTCTCTGGTCTCTGCATGCAGGAagcaaataaatttattttcccttcccagcacatcccttttcttttcccctgGTTGCTGTGGTCTGTATACACTTAGGCTAAGAGTCTGTTTGTCTCCCTGTGCTCTTTAGGAATGGAGGGATGAGAGTTCCATtgtcttcccagccctgccaagtttACAGGGGCTCACAAGGGGCCCTGCTTCTCTGGAAGAGACTGATCTTGAAACATTGAGATTATTGATGAGTCAATGTTTCTTTGAATTAAATTGAATTAAATAAAGCACAGTTAAAGCTAATATGCTGAAGAAAATCCAGTAAGGGGGAGAAAACAACCGGGGCCTGCGAAGTTGGCTGAGAAGAGGCAGGCAAGTGTCTGTCTGTACATAACCTCCAGTGCTGCAGTTGTGcctgctcaggatgttctgtaGACGGCGTGAGCAGAGTATTAGTTATGAATTAGTTATGAACACATTAATATTTAGGCTTTCTGCACCTGTCCCTTTATGAGATTCAGTACTGAAGCTTAAACCAGACTCTTTATGAGtaagtaaattttaaaaagaaaaaaaacctggtACTTTCAGCTGAGggacttttggggtttttcttccagcagcagctgtaGGGCTTTACTCAGAGCATTCAGCCAGCAGGTTCTGCATGGTGGCCTAAAGTCTGACCTGGAAAAGCAGTACTGGCTTCCGTTGGTCTTtgctgtatgtttttctgtaagaATGGTAGTTCACTTTATTATTTGCTCTCTAATGGAAAGCCTGGCACTGGTGTGAAAAGGAATTTCTGTTTCTCTACCAAGACCAAGCCATGGAGCAAGGGATGCAGAATAGCATTCATCCTTGAAGATGGAACATGTTTGCTTTGAATCTGGGAGTAGACTAATTGTGCATAGAGCTTGTGGGCAATTTGTGGGACCTATTGATCAGTCACCTGAATTATTTATGAGTACCTGCTGTATGTGTTTTCACTGCTGCCTAATGGAAGCATTAGAAGATTCATGTTCATCATCTTGAAAACATGTTTGCCCTGTTATACCCAAACACAAGGCAATAAGGTTTTGTGCAAAGAATCTCTGGACACTGGAGAAGAGAGATGGGATCTCAAACTCTAATCTAGTTACAGTTTACATGGTGAAACGTTCCTGTTTTCTGCACTGATACTTACCTGTGGCATCTTCATTTAAAGATGGATCTCTGCCTTCCTGTACATTTGCTCTGCCATTTTTTATTTCACAAAAAGTCCAGAACTTGTTTCTCCTTCCCTTTGCTTTTTTATACCACCACTTTGCATCTGTGCAGTCCTTTCATCTGTCTTCCTTTGTCTGGCTTGTATGGTTTCTTACACCAACATTGGGACAGATGTTTGTCACTTTCCTGGTCAAATCCAGTGCCCTTCTTTCAGCAGTGATTAGCAGCCCTTCAGTTCCTTAGGCTTCAGTGCAAAACACTTCATAGTACATGTTTAATAGTTTGATATCATTCTTGTAGTTCTGGAGATGTTCTGGAAATAGTTCAGCCAAATCGCCTCCCTGGAATCAGAGACATCTCATTCCATTGTGGTTGCCCTGACAACCACAGGCAGGTTGCACAGACAGGTAAGATGTATGACCTGCAGGAGAGCTTTACACCTCCTCTGGAGTGGCATCTGGAGGGAAGGGAGGCTGTCATGTATTTGTAGCACCACTTCAGATGTCCCAGGTTTGGACAAATTACATCCTTAGCATTGTACCAAGGTCACAAGTTATGTAGTATTTTCAGTTTCTTGATTTAAGAAGTAGATTTATTGCATGTGTGTCTTAGTTTTATGCATTCAGATAGAAACAGATGAGAGACTTATTCAGAATCACAGTAATAAAATTGTACAACATATTTCCTCTTTTTGTCTTTTGCCTACAGGTCCACCAAGAGCAAAGGAACCACAGCACGGAACCTGTGATAGATGACTACAAAAAGATGGGAACTCTGTTTGGAGAACTAAACAAAAGCCTTATCAGAATAGGCTTCACAAGGATGTACTTTGGAGAACGGATAGTGGAACCCGTGATAATTATATTCTTCTGGGTTATGCTCTGGTTTCTTGGCCTACAAGCTCTTGGACTGGTGGCTGTTCTGTGCCTTGTCATTATTTATGTACAACAGTAAAATTTTATAGATACTATTTGGATGACGTATTTCAACACTGTCACTATGTCAGTGAATTTATGTGTTTATGTAAATGGGTGGTATATCAAAAGCTGCAGTGCTTCAAATTGCTGAACTTCTGGTGATGGGGactaaaattacattttaaaccAAATCAGCACTGCCCTACTACATCTTTTAGGAGGAAGAAAGGAGATGTTTGTAATGTAAGGGTGTGAAATGCACTGTTTTCTGCGCTCTTGGGGCCTTAGCCAAAGGACTGGCTTTTCATTTTCCCTTCTACTCTCTCCATGATCTTGCTTTGTATAGTGAAAATTTCATGTCTGGTTTAAGAGGACAGTTGTGTGTCCTCTTGTGCTCTGTTTCACTGCTGAGAGGGCTCATGTGCTGTTTGTTCCCTGAATCTGCATAATTCGTTAGTGTTTTGCTGAAAAGCTAAATCTGTGCAAGGGAGATTTGGTAACAAACCTGCATTTGTAAGACGAGTACAGTTTCCAGACACAAAAGCATCTTTGGGTAATGTAGTTTATACTAAGCTCTCCCCCAGGAAACAAGCTGTAGCAGCAAAATGCCCTTATACTAATGTTAGTGACATCAGACAAGACTTCAGCTGTAGTTCAGGAGAAATTGCAGGCCTACGTTGGCCAAGCAGTCTAGTGTAGCACTGCCTTGTTTTATGGAAATgtactcagctcctgctgctatttttctttctttattttttgtaCTTGCTCTTTCCCCCAGCCCTACTTCTTAAGATAAATATTTGGATAATTCATGGAGTTTGTAGGTAGTTCCAGCTGCAGTGTTGGACACTTGCCATTCCAGACAGCGTGAATGTTGTCTTCTTCCTCTGGGTGGTGTGATGAGTGGCTGAACAACCAGATACCAGAGCAGATCTCTCAAGGCTTCTCACATTTGCTGCAGTGTGGGCCTACACAAGCTAAAGTTTTGTGCACCTAAGCCAACTCAACCTGTTATGTCTTGCAAGGCAAAAATGGAGTTGAAACCAGGTGGTCATTTTATTTAGTAGTCTTAACTGGTTCCTTTCCATACTAGGCAGCAAAAATGCCTGCCTACAGGTATATGTCACACACAGCCTAGAGAATAGGTTAAATAGATTCAGGAGTGGGTGCAAAATTCACTCAACTCCCCAGTAGTCACCCCAGGAGTGTGCTGGGTATTTCCAAGTTCTCTTCTTTTCCTGAAGAGAAACAGAAAAGTGGGACAGAATCTTTACTACTTATACTTTACTACTGCTGCTAAATAGGCTACCAGTTTAATATTTGTTGTACATTACTCTTAGCAAGAAACTTAATTGCAAAATTGATTTCATCTGTGGTAGAGTGAAATTACATATTTGCTTAAAGAGATGTAATAGGAGATGTGAAATTTGCAGAAAATTACTCAACATTTTGCAGTGACTTTTTTCCTAAATGTTTTTACAACAATAAATTAGTTGAAGATGTTGTCTTATTCAAAGACATTTAAAGTTAAGGGAGGGTTCTCTATagtcccattcctgctgctggattctcaagtccagctttttgcaTGGATCATTTTGTCTGTTAGGCTGTTTCCAGGACTCCTGGCCCCAGTTCTTATAGACTTTCCTGTTAGGAAAATAATTGTTATTTAGGGCAGTGAACATGAAAGCCCAGCTCCTCTAGAGTCTTTTGTACTGAAATGCCATATCTAGATGTGTCTCTGTGCTTTTCTAATGAGCAAGTAGTATCCTTCTGAGGAGGCATGTCATCTCTCTGGATCTTCAGATGATCCTGCATCTGGGTTCAggaggctctgctgcagcagcaggactgCAGGACTGAGGCCCAGCTGTGTAGTTAGATGGCAACCTGTGTTGATTGGCACCTGATTAAATAGTTCTGCTGGCAGGGAAACCTTGGACAACAAGTACAGGCTGAACTCAGAGCCAGGAGCTCTGTACTCAGGAGTGCCTAGGGGTAAGCTTTGGGTTTGTTTCAAGTCCCCTATAAGGAGAACATCTGTTTACATCTTTGCACATTTGTATAGCTAGAATGATGGAGTTATGTGTATTCTCCTCCTGTATAAGGGCTGTATTACAAAAGCATcctgttgttaaaaaaaaaaaatcctttctttcttcccaCAATCTTGTTACTGTACAGAGGATCTCATCTAATTCTCTTCATCCCATAGGAAGAAGTGTATCTGTGCTAGCCTTGTTGCAGTAGTTCTGTTGTGTAAAGGTGCTGTGCTGTGGGATGGCATGTGGTATTTCCTTGAAGTGGTGATTGGGCTCTGTACATAAGGAAGGGGGAGCAGTGAACCACGGTGTGACCAACAGCCTCAGTGAGGACATTGTTTATATGCATGTGACCTTTCAGTGTGAGCAGAACTGTGACTGCTGCACTCATCAGTTCAGTTCAGTTGTTTGTTCGATGTTCATGTTTGTGTACGTGTACTCTGGGGAAAGGTAGGGTAGCTTTGGGGCTGATACTGTGTTTAGTGGATGTCTTAGGTGGTTTCTCTTAAGGGTAATTATGTCTTGTCCTTTTCAGAAGTTTTGCATTTTTAACAACCTGAAAAAACAGTGCTAGTGGTGTAAGGTTGGCTTGGAAATGGGAAAAGAAGAATGCATTGCATGGATAATCCCCCTCTCCTGTTTGGTTTCATACATTCCCTTATATATAACAATTTGTACTGAAATGTCTGTCCTAAATTTTGTGCTATTACTGCACTATCCCCCTCTCATTTGCAGGGAAGGCAGGAGGAGCTAAGGAAAAAGGGGAACTGGGATAGAATCAGGCATAAAGAGTGGAAAGTGGAATGCGGTGAAAAGGTGCATATGTGTGTCCAAAGAAATCTGATCGTAAATGTGTACCAGAAGTGAGGGGGAAATGGGTGAACAGTCCTTGCTGTGTTCTTTATTCCATCCAGACATAGCAGGAAGGCAAAGGAAGCACCAAATGTTCAAAGGATGTCCCTAGCTAAAAAAACAGGaggttaaattttaaaaagaaaaaaaaaggcaatttcacAGTTGTCTATATAGTAAAAATTTATAATGTTATTTATGCTGTTACatattcttattattattattattgttagaaCTGAAAGCACCTTTATGCATCTCTGTGTGGGACTGTAGGAAAGAATTATGTCCCTTAAATCTGTgttaaacaacaacaaacaatATAATTCCTATTGGCCAGTGTTTTTACACATTGCAAGCATTTCACATGACCTCCATTTTTTAAGGGATGGACTCTTCAGTGCTGTTTCATGCCTGCCAAATGCATAAATGGTTGAAAGAGTGTGTACAGAGAAGCTCTGCAGGAGAATCTTGGAGAACCCGGTTTGCGCTGAAACATCATCACATCAAAACTGTCCATATAAAAAGGAAGAATCTTATTTCTTAAAATCTCTGTATTGAATGAAACCTATGGGAAGCACTTTGTTACTCTTTCTAATAAAAAGTATTTCCATCAATGAGATCTATGAATTCTTTGTGGTGCTTTGTTCAGAGTTACTTGGGTCCTTTCAAGATGTCATGGTAGGCCCAGATAAAATAGGGCAGTGTTCAGATACCCACTGAAATCAGTTAACTTGCAGCTGGAGGAGAAAAAACTGCAGTACAGGAGCTGAATAGACGGCATCAGGTCTCTATGGTTGTATGCAGCAAGTTACGctaaaatagaagaaaataataGTAGAGCTAGATGTTAACAAATAATGGCAATATTATGGTGTAAAGTAGCTTTTATTTCACAGCATATCTACTTTGCATCCAGAGCAGCCTCTGAGGGGAACCACAGGTAGTCAGGGGTGTGAAAAATCCTTTGAAGTGACAATTGCTGTGCCACGGAAAGGTTTGGGTGTTatcagttgggttttttttagataCACATAGAACATTATGTGGTTCAAAACAAATCTACTTCAAgctgttgttttggtttgcttcTTCAGGTCAGAAAGGTGTTCATTCTGCCACACCCAGCAGACAATTCAGTGTATCTGTGTTGCTCAGGATGCCCAGTGAGTTAAGGagttaatggggttttttttaagtagcAAAATTGAATTTTGGTCCTTTGAactcttactgaatgtgcacaaAAGAAACAAGGTTCATTCCTGAATAAATTCAAGCCTTCAGGTTTTCAGTTAGAGTATCTTTGTCAGGCCTTTTATAGGGTGCATGCAAATTCAGAACAGCCTGGCTTTGACTCTGATTCTTTCCATCCAGGGCTTTACTCTAGGGTTTAGGAACTTCTTAGCCTCTCCCCTCTGCCAGAACTGACAGCTTTATCTGCTTTGTCCATTCCTCCTTTAACTCTAGCATTTCCTTCTCTAGGGGTGTTCACTTTGAACAGTCTTTCTCTGTGCCAAAGGTTCAGGCTTTTTCATCATTCAGTCTTATTTAAAGCCACCTAGACAGAAAATCTATTTTCAGattggtgttttgtttgttttactgtgTGCCTGCTTAGcaccagaggagaaaaaaatagattttcaAAAAACGTATATATGCTGGTCAGTCACTTCTTTTTTACAGTGCTTTTCTGCTGATTTAGATGATGGTTACCAAAGTGTGGTTTGCAATCACCAAAAGAGCATTGCAGGTGTGGAGGGTAAGGAGCTGTTGGGAGGCTGGCACTGGGATTTTGAGAACAGACAGGTCAAGCAGCATGTGGCTTAGGGTTGTTTCAAGCTTAAACAGGCAGGTGGACTTGTAGCTTCCCTTAACTCCTGCCAGTGCCTTGGTTGCTTCC includes these proteins:
- the FAM241A gene encoding uncharacterized protein FAM241A isoform X1 — its product is MGSAAQLPPPAPLGECEREAGAAAARHRRRPEEQVHQEQRNHSTEPVIDDYKKMGTLFGELNKSLIRIGFTRMYFGERIVEPVIIIFFWVMLWFLGLQALGLVAVLCLVIIYVQQ
- the FAM241A gene encoding uncharacterized protein FAM241A isoform X2, coding for MSLKEGHKDSVSPGQLKPQQLKVHQEQRNHSTEPVIDDYKKMGTLFGELNKSLIRIGFTRMYFGERIVEPVIIIFFWVMLWFLGLQALGLVAVLCLVIIYVQQ